A single region of the Anguilla rostrata isolate EN2019 chromosome 11, ASM1855537v3, whole genome shotgun sequence genome encodes:
- the LOC135235120 gene encoding protein Wnt-7a-like isoform X1: MTKKTRLWIFHIFLCLGIVYLKIGGLSSVWALGAGIICNRIPGLAPRQRTICQSRPDAIVVMAQGVQMGIKECQFQFRNGRWNCSALGQRTVFGKELKVGSKEAAFSYAVITAGVAHALTAACTQGSLSSCGCDQEKQGQYSPLDGWRWGGCSADIHYGLGFSKVFMDAREVKQNARTLMNLHNNEVGRKVLEKNMRLECKCHGVSGSCTTRTCWTTLPKFRQLGFLLKEKYIQAVQVEAVRARRTRRPTFLKIRRPHSYRKPSATDLVYIEKSPNYCEEDWRTGSVGTQGRVCNRTAQQTNSCDLMCCGRGYNTHQYSHVWQCNCKFLWCCYVRCNTCSERTEVHTCK; the protein is encoded by the exons ATGACCAAGAAAACACGACTGTGGATTTTTCACATCTTTCTCTGCCTTGGgattgtgtatttaaaaattgG CGGCCTGTCTTCGGTGTGGGCGCTCGGAGCGGGCATAATCTGCAACAGGATTCCTGGGTTAGCGCCCCGGCAGCGCACCATCTGCCAGAGCCGGCCGGACGCCATCGTGGTGATGGCACAGGGGGTGCAGATGGGCATTAAAGAGTGCCAGTTCCAGTTTAGGAACGGGCGGTGGAACTGCTCTGCTCTTGGACAGAGAACCGTCTTTGGAAAAGAACTGAAAGTGG GCAGTAAGGAGGCGGCGTTCTCCTACGCCGTCATCACAGCAGGCGTGGCCCATGCCCTCACTGCGGCCTGCACGCAGGGCAGCCTCAGCAGCTGTGGCTGCGATCAGGAGAAGCAGGGTCAGTACTCCCCGCTGGAcggctggaggtgggggggctgctCTGCAGACATCCACTACGGCCTGGGCTTCTCCAAAGTCTTCATGGACGCCAGAGAGGTCAAACAGAACGCCAGGACCCTGATGAATCTGCACAACAATGAGGTGGGACGCAAG GTCCTGGAGAAGAACATGCGCCTGGAGTGCAAGTGCCATGGCGTGTCGGGATCCTGCACCACCCGGACCTGCTGGACCACGCTGCCCAAGTTCCGGCAGCTGGGCTTCCTCCTGAAGGAGAAGTACATCCAGGCAGTGCAGGTGGAGGCGGTGAGGGCGCGCCGGACCAGGCGGCCCACATTCCTGAAGATCAGGAGGCCGCACTCCTACAGGAAGCCCTCGGCCACGGACTTGGTTTACATCGAGAAATCACCCAACTACTGCGAGGAGGACTGGAGGACAGGCAGTGTAGGCACTCAGGGGCGGGTCTGCAACAGGACGGCCCAGCAGAccaacagctgtgacctcatgTGCTGTGGGCGGGGTTACAACACGCACCAGTACTCCCACGTGTGGCAGTGCAACTGCAAGTTCCTGTGGTGCTGCTATGTCAGGTGTAACACCTGCAGTGAGAGGACAGAGGTGCACACCTGTAAATGA
- the LOC135235120 gene encoding protein Wnt-7a-like isoform X2 — translation MAQGVQMGIKECQFQFRNGRWNCSALGQRTVFGKELKVGSKEAAFSYAVITAGVAHALTAACTQGSLSSCGCDQEKQGQYSPLDGWRWGGCSADIHYGLGFSKVFMDAREVKQNARTLMNLHNNEVGRKVLEKNMRLECKCHGVSGSCTTRTCWTTLPKFRQLGFLLKEKYIQAVQVEAVRARRTRRPTFLKIRRPHSYRKPSATDLVYIEKSPNYCEEDWRTGSVGTQGRVCNRTAQQTNSCDLMCCGRGYNTHQYSHVWQCNCKFLWCCYVRCNTCSERTEVHTCK, via the exons ATGGCACAGGGGGTGCAGATGGGCATTAAAGAGTGCCAGTTCCAGTTTAGGAACGGGCGGTGGAACTGCTCTGCTCTTGGACAGAGAACCGTCTTTGGAAAAGAACTGAAAGTGG GCAGTAAGGAGGCGGCGTTCTCCTACGCCGTCATCACAGCAGGCGTGGCCCATGCCCTCACTGCGGCCTGCACGCAGGGCAGCCTCAGCAGCTGTGGCTGCGATCAGGAGAAGCAGGGTCAGTACTCCCCGCTGGAcggctggaggtgggggggctgctCTGCAGACATCCACTACGGCCTGGGCTTCTCCAAAGTCTTCATGGACGCCAGAGAGGTCAAACAGAACGCCAGGACCCTGATGAATCTGCACAACAATGAGGTGGGACGCAAG GTCCTGGAGAAGAACATGCGCCTGGAGTGCAAGTGCCATGGCGTGTCGGGATCCTGCACCACCCGGACCTGCTGGACCACGCTGCCCAAGTTCCGGCAGCTGGGCTTCCTCCTGAAGGAGAAGTACATCCAGGCAGTGCAGGTGGAGGCGGTGAGGGCGCGCCGGACCAGGCGGCCCACATTCCTGAAGATCAGGAGGCCGCACTCCTACAGGAAGCCCTCGGCCACGGACTTGGTTTACATCGAGAAATCACCCAACTACTGCGAGGAGGACTGGAGGACAGGCAGTGTAGGCACTCAGGGGCGGGTCTGCAACAGGACGGCCCAGCAGAccaacagctgtgacctcatgTGCTGTGGGCGGGGTTACAACACGCACCAGTACTCCCACGTGTGGCAGTGCAACTGCAAGTTCCTGTGGTGCTGCTATGTCAGGTGTAACACCTGCAGTGAGAGGACAGAGGTGCACACCTGTAAATGA